Proteins from one Elgaria multicarinata webbii isolate HBS135686 ecotype San Diego chromosome 3, rElgMul1.1.pri, whole genome shotgun sequence genomic window:
- the LOC134393938 gene encoding olfactory receptor 1361-like gives MEREQANDTSSAGFVLLGLSDSPEFQGLLFPIFLSIYLLTLLGNLLIILLIFSNSSLFHAPMYFFLNHLSLADLGFTSTTVPKMLQIVVPKSLQANTISYNGCLTQMYFLAVFVATDNFLLASMAYDRYVAICRPLHYTTIMSHKRCLVLDTGSWLLAQVHSLLYVPLISGFSFCASREIPHFFFCDFHPLLQLSCSDTSSVEMLFVTEGTPALLGPLMLILLSYARLVFKVLKIPSASGKYKVISTCSAHLTMVALFYGTLIGTYIRPSSTYSGSRLRVASIFYTVVTPMLNPFIYSIRNREMHEAMKRLLRVWFQRRRKPSGQ, from the exons ATGGAAAGGGAGCAGGCGAACGACACCAGCTCTGCAGGTTTCGTCCTCCTGGGTCTCTCCGACTCACCAGAGTTCCAGGGGCTCCTCTTCCCCATCTTCCTCTCCATATACCTACTTACCCTGCTGGGGAATCTCTTGATCATCTTGCTGATTTTCTCCAACAGCAGCCTCTTCCATGcccccatgtacttcttcctcaACCACCTGTCATTGGCTGACCTGGGATTTACTTCTACCACGGTGCCCAAAATGCTGCAGATCGTCGTTCCGAAATCTCTTCAG GCAAACACCATATCCTACAATGGATGTCTGACCCAGATGTATTTCTTGGCAGTCTTTGTAGCCACAGATAACTTTCTGTTGGCCTCCATGGCATATGATCGCTATGTAGCCATCTGCCGCCCACTACATTACACTACAATAATGAGCCATAAGCGCTGCCTAGTGTTGGACACTGGGTCTTGGCTCCTGGCTCAAGTCCACTCCCTGTTGTACGTTCCTTTAATATCTggtttttccttttgtgcttcCCGAGaaatcccccatttttttttttgcgatTTCCACCCTTTACTCCAGCTCTCCTGCTCAGACACCTCATCTGTTGAAATGCTGTTTGTTACTGAAGGTACTCCAGCTCTTCTTGGACCACTCATGCTCATTCTTCTGTCCTACG cacgccTAGTGTTCAAGGTTTTGAAGATCCCATCAGCTTCTGGGAAGTACAAGGTCATTTCTACTTGCAGTGCCCACCTCACCATGGTGGCCTTGTTCTATGGCACTCTGATAGGCACCTACATTCGCCCGTCCTCCACTTACTCTGGCTCTAGGTTAAGAGTGGCATCTATATTCTACACCGTTGTCACCCCTATGCTCAACCCTTTCATCTATAGCATAAGGAACCGTGAGATGCATGAGGCCATGAAGAGGTTACTGAGGGTTTGGTTTCAGAGGAGGAGA